A genomic segment from Leptospira congkakensis encodes:
- a CDS encoding DUF6989 domain-containing protein, whose product MKPKFLAEEFLLALYFLVFSIVSGFVLYFGESPSGVKLAALTLLFHISFVGFSLGLRWHTPFRIWKFLVPLSIFMVFPDWFLSSALQILVFPEDGFLKIGTVAGYMAGLWVIPLFICVYTGIKLEEMSVSIIGTGLWVGITALLIFGTSEATMWVLGSWYAQNVKMWGKVAYYVLVPEMILGITTYLAYQGFSYSAYIIQIAMGFLVMLLYIGNLSFFYLLIEKIL is encoded by the coding sequence ATGAAACCCAAGTTCCTCGCAGAAGAATTCCTACTGGCTTTGTATTTTTTGGTCTTTAGTATAGTTTCCGGATTTGTTTTGTACTTTGGAGAAAGTCCTTCGGGAGTCAAACTCGCTGCGCTTACCCTTCTTTTTCACATTAGTTTTGTTGGATTCTCTCTTGGCCTTCGGTGGCATACACCATTTCGGATTTGGAAATTTCTCGTTCCCTTATCTATTTTTATGGTTTTTCCGGATTGGTTTCTGTCTAGCGCCTTACAAATATTAGTATTTCCTGAAGATGGATTTTTAAAAATCGGAACGGTTGCCGGTTATATGGCAGGACTTTGGGTCATCCCATTGTTTATCTGTGTGTATACAGGAATCAAACTGGAAGAAATGTCCGTATCCATCATTGGAACTGGACTTTGGGTTGGAATCACAGCTTTACTTATCTTTGGAACTTCTGAAGCCACAATGTGGGTACTCGGATCTTGGTATGCACAAAATGTAAAGATGTGGGGGAAAGTAGCCTACTATGTGTTAGTTCCTGAGATGATTTTAGGAATCACTACTTATCTAGCCTACCAAGGATTCTCCTATTCTGCCTATATCATTCAAATTGCTATGGGGTTCTTGGTAATGCTTCTTTATATTGGAAATCTTTCTTTCTTTTACCTCCTCATTGAAAAAATTCTTTAA
- a CDS encoding LA_2486 family SGNH/GDSL-type esterase: MKKFFKPLFYLSISLLLSLSLGEGFLRFQNENDPDEIRYRKFHCLYEFDLIRLCSNRKESFIRVDGKTWDIQTNSIGERILSEESYPKDLWLIGDSMAMGYGLPTNETPAFYLKSKYNIEARVLAVDAIGTNGIFKLLKDGLDSTKQEDHPKKIYWIWNPSDFIDDEREKKGIKKYIYPIHYHLIRNSYLYQKLIPTQKTNVYTSSGIPILYPKDHITYSNLVKFFNDQTLPKEKLNILFSWGMSREGKPDTKDPNYEEAKKFFIGQGIKHKDLRTKTETLFQEQKQVYIPGDGHPGPALAELFADAIAKDFLNLP; this comes from the coding sequence TTGAAAAAATTCTTTAAACCCTTATTTTATCTATCAATTTCCCTTCTCTTAAGTTTATCTCTAGGAGAAGGTTTTCTTCGTTTCCAAAATGAAAACGATCCCGATGAGATTCGTTATCGAAAATTTCATTGTTTGTATGAATTCGATTTGATTCGTCTTTGTTCCAATAGAAAGGAAAGTTTTATACGAGTGGATGGAAAAACTTGGGACATCCAAACCAATTCTATTGGAGAACGAATCCTTTCCGAAGAAAGTTATCCAAAGGATCTTTGGCTCATTGGTGACTCGATGGCAATGGGTTATGGTTTACCAACAAACGAAACTCCCGCCTTTTATTTAAAATCAAAATATAATATAGAAGCACGTGTGCTTGCGGTGGATGCCATTGGCACCAATGGTATCTTTAAGCTTTTAAAAGATGGTTTGGATTCTACAAAACAGGAAGACCACCCCAAAAAGATCTATTGGATTTGGAATCCTTCCGACTTTATCGATGACGAAAGGGAAAAAAAAGGGATCAAAAAATACATTTATCCCATCCACTACCATCTCATCCGAAATTCATATCTTTACCAAAAACTCATCCCTACTCAGAAGACCAATGTGTACACTTCGTCCGGAATTCCGATCCTATATCCCAAAGACCATATCACCTATTCCAACCTAGTTAAGTTTTTCAATGATCAAACACTACCCAAAGAGAAACTAAACATTCTTTTCAGTTGGGGGATGTCAAGAGAAGGAAAACCCGATACAAAAGATCCCAACTACGAAGAGGCAAAAAAGTTTTTTATAGGCCAAGGAATCAAACACAAGGACCTTCGAACAAAAACGGAAACCTTGTTTCAAGAACAAAAACAAGTTTATATCCCTGGAGATGGCCACCCTGGCCCAGCCCTCGCAGAACTTTTTGCCGATGCCATTGCCAAGGACTTCTTAAATTTGCCTTAG
- a CDS encoding LA_2490 family SGNH/GDSL-type esterase has product MIQNWKRWGAIVLFFPLALLVLELILRTSNPPALRYYRDVKLLHAYHPEYGVTLEPNESRFVRHYADLWQGQFTTNSLGLRGKEEPIPGKPKLVCLGDSLVMGFGVSDEDTFCSILGGSPENGKDYQSLNFGVDAYGSLGSFKRLKDMSGKIDNIQTVLFFISPNDFTMPEELRAQGILPDDENDALHENDPVWKKNFRIQFELTRVSYLLQALKLAYEQTKVKFAQTKYLVAADTELLFSSPLVYLRETFILPIKHQKCEEKDEFICPTPLQNLSVICSDSPVDPNSLEPLPETTTRAYDLMISLSKEKGYKFVPVLLPMQIEEVYCRQLGKYNALGGYAIRAKKYLDSKGIQTLDILPYTDKMCGREFILNGKTKKAGIQDYYIPGDGHLTKLGNLWAAESIGLALKEIK; this is encoded by the coding sequence ATGATTCAAAACTGGAAACGATGGGGAGCCATTGTCCTATTTTTCCCGTTGGCTTTACTTGTTTTGGAATTGATTTTACGCACTTCCAATCCACCTGCCTTACGTTATTACCGCGATGTTAAACTTTTACATGCCTACCATCCTGAATATGGAGTGACTCTGGAACCAAACGAAAGTCGTTTTGTCCGCCACTATGCCGACCTTTGGCAAGGCCAGTTCACCACCAATTCTTTGGGTCTTCGAGGAAAAGAAGAACCCATACCTGGAAAACCAAAACTCGTTTGTCTTGGGGATAGTTTGGTCATGGGATTTGGTGTTTCCGATGAAGATACTTTTTGTTCAATCCTAGGTGGATCTCCAGAAAATGGAAAAGATTACCAAAGCCTAAATTTCGGTGTAGATGCCTACGGATCTCTTGGTTCTTTCAAACGCCTAAAAGATATGTCAGGTAAAATTGATAATATCCAAACAGTTTTATTTTTTATCTCACCAAATGATTTTACGATGCCCGAAGAATTACGTGCACAAGGAATCCTACCTGATGACGAAAATGATGCCCTCCATGAAAACGATCCGGTTTGGAAAAAAAACTTTCGCATTCAATTTGAACTCACTAGAGTTTCATATCTTTTGCAAGCACTCAAACTTGCTTATGAACAAACTAAAGTCAAATTTGCTCAAACCAAATACCTAGTCGCAGCCGATACGGAACTTCTTTTCTCTTCACCACTAGTTTATTTGCGAGAAACATTTATCCTTCCCATCAAACATCAAAAATGCGAAGAAAAGGATGAATTCATTTGCCCAACTCCTCTCCAAAATTTAAGTGTGATTTGTTCCGACTCACCAGTGGATCCAAACTCTTTAGAACCCTTACCCGAAACCACAACAAGAGCCTATGATTTGATGATCTCTCTTTCCAAAGAAAAAGGATACAAGTTTGTGCCAGTTTTACTTCCGATGCAGATTGAAGAAGTATACTGTAGGCAGTTAGGAAAGTATAATGCACTTGGTGGTTATGCCATTCGTGCCAAAAAGTATTTAGATTCAAAAGGAATCCAAACTCTGGATATCCTTCCCTATACTGACAAAATGTGCGGTCGTGAATTTATTCTAAATGGAAAAACAAAAAAAGCAGGAATCCAAGACTATTACATTCCTGGTGATGGCCACCTAACAAAACTAGGAAACTTATGGGCAGCCGAATCGATTGGTCTTGCCTTAAAGGAAATCAAATAA